A genomic window from Pyricularia oryzae 70-15 chromosome 7, whole genome shotgun sequence includes:
- a CDS encoding WD repeat-containing protein yields the protein MLSEEFVSSLCGGPLSSNTSIAKDVGIYVHTLSPAYSVKSAFKKNSAAPNCVAVNGSHIFAAQHEKAALHVYSRIRGNQEAYVPFPERIRCVALAGDVLILGTAEGRIMLWEFCTGRLVSTPACHVQPVTCLAVTPHSVLSGSDDSNVHVWSLAQLLELDIVAEQAPERTLSNHRAAITALAASSGADGGSGATDSTLCVSASKDKTCVVWNYRTGLPLRTLLFPASPLCLSLDPCTRALTLAADDGSVYLVELFGEPALLGPHAAEAASTVVQVTSPFGMAPPEAGPASCLATSYDGTVLLSGHAKGKILQWSLADNSPPTELADLNAAVSNLVFVPPLPSSNFGQSTTKSPTIVKPAANADKTYAFTAHFNVDLGDSTEPSRFDKLMNTPGFSEDVLKQAILAFQQPSATATPAVAANGSSDDRNEVEELRRQNEELLQIVNEQKALYKQVLQRQAGAQS from the exons ATGCTGTCCGAAGAATTCGTTTCGTCCCTCTGTGGCGGTCCCCTATCAAGCAACACCAGTATTGCCAAGGATGTCGGGATCTACGTCCACACATTGAGTCCGGCATACTCAGTCAAGTCGGCCTTCAAGAAAAACTCTGCCGCACCAAACTGCGTTGCCGTCAACGGAAGTCACATTTTCGCCGCCCAGCATGAAaaggctgccttgcacgttTACTCCAGGATACGCGGCAACCAGGAGGCATACGTCCCCTTCCCCGAGAGGATACGATGTGTGGCTTTGGCAGGCGATGTCCTGATTCTGGGTACAGCTGAGGGAAGGATAATGCTTTGGGAG TTCTGCACAGGGAGATTGGTCTCGACTCCAGCCTGTCACGTTCAACCGGTAACCTGTCTGGCTGTGACACCCCACTCGGTACTAAGTGGCTCGGACGATTCCAATGTGCACGTCTGGAGTCTTGCCCAGCTCTTGGAGCTTGATATCGTCGCCGAGCAAGCTCCTGAGCGAACGTTGTCGAACCACAGGGCAGCCATCACGGCTCTCGCAGCGAGTTCCGGTGCAGACGGCGGATCAGGCGCCACAGATTCAACGCTCTGCGTGTCGGCCAGCAAGGACAAGACCTGCGTCGTATGGAACTACCGCACCGGTCTTCCGCTGCGGACACTACTGTTCCCGGCCTCTCCTCTCTGCCTCTCTCTTGACCCCTGTACGAGGGCGTTGACCCTCGCAGCCGACGATGGCTCAGTCTATCTGGTCGAGCTGTTCGGCGAGCCTGCACTCTTGGGACCCCatgccgccgaggccgcaTCCACCGTGGTGCAGGTGACTTCGCCCTTTGGCATGGCACCTCCAGAGGCGGGCCCGGCGTCGTGCCTGGCGACGAGTTACGATGGCACTGTTCTCCTGTCTGGACATGCAAAAGGTAAAATTCTTCAATGGAGCCTAGCAGACAACAGCCCACCTACAGAGCTAGCGGATCTCAATGCTGCCGTCAGCAACCTCGTGTTTGTTCCTCCACTGCCGTCATCAAATTTCGGTCAGTCGACGACAAAATCGCCAACCATCGTCAAACCTGCCGCCAATGCCGACAAGACTTATGCTTTCACGGCACATTTCAATGTCGATCTCGGCGATTCTACCGAGCCGAGCAGGTTTGACAAATTAATGAACACACCCGGATTCTCCGAGGATGTGCTCAAGCAAGCGATTCTCGCATTCCAGCAGCCATCCGCTACTGCAACACCGGCAGTAGCGGCCAATGGATCATCAGATGATAGAAATGAAGTGGAGGAGCTACGTCGTCAGAACGAAGAGCTGCTGCAAATAGTCAACGAGCAAAAAGCTCTTTACAAGCAAGTTCTGCAGCGACAAGCCGGGGCGCAGAGCTAG